DNA from Polyodon spathula isolate WHYD16114869_AA chromosome 46, ASM1765450v1, whole genome shotgun sequence:
CAAGATTTGTTccgtttatttgtttgtttatttatttttttttatttttttttttttttaacaccgcAGTGATATTTGCAAAGGAAATAAATACACGTCTCACTCGTTTGCGGTTGAGCGCTGCCCTTGCTGCTCTCTGCCTGTTTGAGTCAAAGTCTCGTTTGATATTTGCCCTGTTTATTTTCTCCTCCTACACACAGGGGTGTAAAGTCAGGCTCCTATAAAtaatggggtgtgtgtgtgtgtttcaccccccctcccccaatatGTTTCAGTAAAACGAAAGTAAGTTGATTTGCGTTTTCTGATCACGTGtggttacaggaaaaaaaaagttattttgggTACAAAACTTAAAGCaggtgacaaaaataaataaactttctgTTTACCTATTTGATGCTCTCCTACCCTAgcttatacattattattattattattattattattattattattattattattaaggagtCTTCAGCGGAGGCTTTTCTCCCAAAGAGGCTTCCAGAGACTGGGGGGGTGAGTATCTGACATCGTTAGCAGcgttataataatatttattattattattattattattattattattattattattattattattattattattattacagtacatcaTGCTTATGCAGAATACATAATAGTATTATACATTTGAAGAGAACTATTGCTTTTCTGCCTAGAATGTTCTGATTtttataattaatgttttttaaattagtgttTCATGATTATATCGCGACTGTGCAGGAGCGGAGCGCGATACGTCATGGCTCGACCGATTACGATCCGATTGGTCAATTTACTGTCCAATCAGCGCGTCGGCAAACCCTCCCTAGcaactcaatttttttttattcttttttttttaattggttcccGCCAATTCGGTCTCGAGAGGAGCCGAGCGTCTCCTCGGCGGCAAAACCGCTTCGAAAAAAAAAACGACAggactcaaaaaaaataaaaataaaaataaataaataaataaaataaaaatatatatatttatttattcagattaAATTACAGATTACAAACCGTGacaaaaaagttagaaaaacctTTCATGATAttagcctactttttttttttttttaatgtatatataaaaggtttattttaatatttttgtaaggTACTCTTCGAGTTTCTGTGTGGAAATGTGGTTGTTTTAATCGATAAAGAAAGTGAATATCGGTTAATTTTGCGCGATGTCGGGCGTGTTCTGCGAGCGGGTTCACCTCAGACACGACCCGAAGTGGGCGGCTCGGTTCGGCTCGCCGGACGGCGCTCAGCGGCTCTGCGCAGCCTGCCTGGTAGAGATGCTGGAGGACAGCGGCATctcagtaaaataatatattaaaattacacaataataataataataataatactgctactGATGCAAATACCGTCTGTGAAGTCGGTGGTGTGAGGTGGTAATATTGTGAGGTGACTtgtaattagtaataataataataataataataataataataataataataataataataataataataataataataataataataataataataatggactctatgaagctgaattagttcattctatatagagggtgatgctgctaagcttttgcccgcagctgtacatgatgtatcgtaatagaggtctgtatcgcttgtgatacgagacccacagcataaagaactacagctcccagcatccctcaccattgccgcgggtgcagaggcatgctgggagccgtaGTTCTGTATTataatagaggtctgtatcgcGACCACAgtgtaaagaactacagctcccagcatccctcaccattgccgcgggtgcagaggcatgctgggagccgtaGTTCTGTATTataatagaggtctgtatcgcGACCACAgtgtaaagaactacagctcccagcatgcctcaccattgccgcgggtgcagaggcatgctgggagccgtaGTCCTAGCTGGCAAGTGCATTCTACACAGCGGCACACACCGGGCTCTCTTAATCACAGGTGGTTCGGAAGAAGCACGCCCTCTCCTGTTtcaagaactacagctcccagcatgacTCGCCCCGGCCGAGGTGGCGGAGGCTGCTGGGATGCAAGTAGCCCTGTTTGCGTGCATTTTGTTTCTACTCTGCTGGGTAACACCGGGCTCTCTTAATCACAGGTGGTTCGGAAGAAGCACGCCCTCTCCTGTTTCAAGAGCATCATGACACGCTTCCCGGCCGAGGTGGCGGAGCTGCTGATGCAAGACAGCCGTGTTTGCGTGCATTTTGTTGGGACTCTGCTGGGTAAGACACGGGGCCTCTTCGGGGTTTGGAAACTAACTCATATTAAAATTTAGGactgtgtgcctctgtgtgtgtgtgtgtgtactgtggtctttaataatcagactcccgctgcacagcagtgtgatccagtcctgctttcactaggagtttaataatcagactcccgctgcacagcagtgtgatccagtcctgctttcactaggagtttaataatcagactcccgctgcacagcagtgtgatccagtcctgctttcactaggagtttaataataagactcccgctgcacagagTCTGGTTCCCATCCCTGTTTAGAATAGAGAAACGTGCCTCGTTGTAAGGTCTGGTAAGCTGTTTTGAAAGcagctctgctgctgtgttttcaccGCCTGCGTTTCTGTTCCTGCTTCCCCCAGCGTTGCTGCCCAGCGCCGAAGACGCCTCTGCGATCGAGCAGGTCATCCAAGGTCAGAGTGAGAACCAGCCTCCCTTTCCCCGGTCACGCTGCGCGGGAGAGGAGAGAGCGCCCGCCTAATGTGTAATACCAGAGCACAGCTTCTGGACCGCGGTCCTGGGGTGACCCCCACCCCCTACTGCTGTGTCGGCTGGCTCTCTCTGCGAGCACTTGCTTCAATCAGAGGCTTTTTAGAGTCGTTCTCCAaagctgcagatttcaagtcGCTTACATAGCgtgtggcttttttttaaaaacgatcGCAGCTAATTAAGCTGATTGTCAGTCAGTTCCGGTCAGGGTCTGGTGAAGTGACTGAGAGCAGATTACAGCAAGGGGgcgggtccccaggaccagagAGCTCTCCACCCCTTGAATCTGTAGAAAGCCGAATTAtaaactacagttcccagcatgcTTCGGCAGCAGCAGTAACAGCGAGGggtgatgggagctgtagttcttcagGCAGGCAAGCGAGGAAGGGGGCCGGCGATCCGGATCTGGGTGTGTTTAGCGTGACGCTtgtctgtggggggggggggggggggggtttctgtaaaggactacagctcccagcagccCTTGCTGTTACTGTGaatgcagaggcatgctgggagctgttgTGAACCCGCCTttcctcccaccccccccccaggcgctcttgcattgtgtgtgtgtttgtgtttgattattCAGTGCTGGTTCAGCTCCTGGTGGAATTGAAGTCAGAGCTGCTTCTACACTGCGTGCTGGAGCAGTGTGAAACAAAGGTGAGCAACAAAACCCATGAGCCTGAGAGTAAGATATTATTCACAGCAAGAGTCCTGTTGTCCCTGCGAATCAATTTTCCTATTGAATTCAACGCAGTCTGGTTTTccttccttgtgtgtgtgtgtgtgtgtgtgtgtgttttctgcagTTGCTCAGCCCGGCCAGCGTGAGGCGCTGCCTGCCCCTGTTCACCTTCCTGGGGAAGTTGCTGGACTCGCTCCCGGGCGTAGCTGAGAGGCTGACGCTGGAACACAGTAAGCAGGACTCAGAACCtatcctctctcccctctctcctctctctctcctctctcctctctcctctctcctctcacccctctcctctctctctctctcctctctcctctcctctctgtcagTGCCCCTGTTGCAGCAGCTCTCTGCAATGCTCCTGTTCCCTGACGAGGGGgtccaggcctctctgtgctttgcgtTCGGGAGGCTGTATGGAGGAGGAGGCTCGGCAGCCCAGGACAGGCTCTCTGCGCTCTTCAGAGACAGGCTGTGCACAGGACTGCTGACAATCATGAGCAGAGCTCAGAGCAAGGAGCTGCACATCAACTGCctgggtgagagagggagaggagaggagagaagagaatgaggggagaggggaggagagaagaggagagggagaggagtggggaggagagaggaggagagaaaagCTTTTGAAATTTGTTCTTGTGTCTTCCCTGCAGGTTTCCTGAAGCAGCTGCTCAGGGGCAGTGAGTTTGTGTCGCTGTTGATGGAGCCCCCTGTGAAAGAGCAGAACAACGAGGAGACTGAGATAGAGAGGAACCCCCTGCCTCTGACACTGAAGagagtgagagacacacacacacacacacacacacactgagatagaGAGGAACCCCCTGCCTCTGACACTGAAGagagtgagagacacacacacacacacacacacacacactgagatagaGAGGAACCCCCTGCCTCTGACACtgaagagagagacacacacacacacacacacacacacacacacactgagatagaGAGGAACCCCCTGCCTCTGacactgaagagagagagagacacacacacacacacacacacacacacactgagatagaGAGGAACCCCCTGCCTCTGACACTGAAGAGattgagagacacacacacacacacacacacacacactgagatagtAAAGTGATATTCATAACTCTTGTgagcctccctctctctctctctctcccccgctgctctctctctctccccgctcctctctctatcctctccctctctctctctctcctctcccccctctctctctctctctctctctctctctctctctctctctctctctctctctctctctgtctctctctctctctctctctctctctgctcctcaCAGTTGCTGATGAGCGGGGACGAGACCCTGCAGATTGGCAGCTCCCAGTGCATGGCGTCTATACTGGTCCACTCTCCACACCAGTACGCTGCTCCGCTCATACTGGCAGACATTCCGGGTGAGGTCAgggtgtgtgcgtctctctctctctgtgtagagTTCCTGTTTGAGAGGCTGAGCTGCAGGAATGAGGTTTTgctctgctgtctctctctctctctgtgtagagTTCCTGTTTGAGAGGCTGAGCTGCAGGAGTGAGGTTTTgctctgctgtctctctctctctctgtgtagagTTCCTGTTTGAGAGGCTGAGCTGCAGGAATGAGGTTTTgctctgctgtctctctctctctctgtgtagagTTCCTGTTTGAGAGGCTGAGCTGCAGGAGTGAGGTTTTgctctgctgtctctctctctctgtgtagagTTCCTGTTTGAGAGGCTGAGCTGCAGGAATGAGGTTTTgctctgctgtctctctctctctgtgtagagTTCCTGTTTGAGAGGCTGAGCTGCAGGAATGAGGTTTTgctctgctgtctctctctctctctgtagagTTCCTGTTTGAGAGGCTGAGCTGCAGGAGTGAGGTTTTgctctgctgtctctctctctctctgtagagTTCCTGTTTGAGAGGCTGAGCTGCAGGAATGAGGTTTTgctctgctgtctctctctctctctctgtagagTTCCTGTTTGAGAGGCTGAGCTGCAGGAGTGAGGTTTTgctctgctgtctctctctctctgtgtagagTTCCTGTTTGAGAGGCTGAGCTGCAGGAATGAGGTTttgctctgctctctctctctctctctgtgtagagTTCCTGTTTGAGAGGCTGAGCTGCAGGAGTGAGGTTTTgctctgctgtctctctctctctctgtagagTTCCTGTTTGAGAGGCTGAGCTGCAGGAGTGAGGTTttgctctgctctctctctctctctctgtagagaGTTCCTGTTTGAGAGGCTGAGCTGCAGTAATGAGGTTTTGCTGTGGTCTGTGTACAGCTGCCTGCTTCTGCTGACTGAGGAGAAGCTGTTCTTCACAAAATGCCACTCTGTGTACGGTAAGAGACTGAcacctcctctcctcctctcttcctctcctccctccctcactccctccctcagTCTGGCTACAGTACAGGACTgacacctccctccctcctctcttcctctACCTCTCCCTCCACtccttcccctctccctccctccctcactgtgTGTCCGGTACAGGACTGACACctccctcctctcttcctctACCTCTCCCTCCACtccttcccctctccctccctccctcactgtgTGTCCGGTACAGGACTGACaccttcctcctctcctcctcccctctcctctcctctcctcctctcctctcctctcctctcctctcctctcctccccgcGCAGGTATTGAGTCTCTGGTACGCAGTGTGAAGGAGGCTGTCAGGCTGGGAAACCCCGAGGTGCTCAAACAAGGGCTGCTGCTGTTCAGAGAGGTGCTACAGAGGTAGGGGGGGGGACACTGATTACATACTGCCTTTACATCAGGTATCCTAATGGAGGGCTGTATCGCTTGTATAGCGCActgcagttaaagaactacagctcccagcatccctcaccactGCCGCAGGTGAGCAggcatgctgggaactgtagttctaGCCAGGGCTGTACCATTGAATTTGAACGAAACGGGTCAGTCATTCAAAGATGTGATACTGTGCATCGAATCCACCAATACCTGTCTCTTACCAGGCAGCCCGAGGGCATCAAGCTGTTCTCCAGCCCTGCTTCATTCGGGGAGGCAGTGGAGACCCTGAGAGAGGGCATTACCGGCAGCAGCCTGGAGGTGGCGACAGAGGCAGCCTGGGCAGCCACAGCACTGCTGAGGTCAGCTTTCTgaagctctgtctgtctgtctgctgacTTCCTTTCTCTCGTTCGCTCTCTCTTTCTGCAACGCTACTGCATCCCTCGAGTCAGCTTTCTTCAGTTCTGCCtgactctctgtctgtgtgtctgtctgtgtgtctgtctgtctgtgtgtctgtgtgtctgtctgtctgacttcctttctctttctgtgtgtgtgtgtgtctgtctctgtctctgtgtgtgtgtgtgtgtctctctctgtgtgtgatgtgtctctgtctctgtgtgtgtgtctctgtctctgtatgtgtgtgtctctgtctctgtctgtgtgtgtgtgtgtgtgtgtgtgtgtctctgtgtgtgtgtgtctgtctctgtatgtgtgtgtctctgtctctgtctctgtgtgtgtgtgtgtgtgtgtgtgtgtgtgtctgtctgtctgtctgtcttccttcctttctctttctgtgtgtgtatgtgtctctgtgtgatatgtctctgtctctgtgtgtgtgtgtgtgtctgtctatctgtctgtctgtcttccttcctctttctgtgtgtgtatgtgtctctgtgtgatatgtctctgtctctgtgtgtgtgtgtgtgtgtgtgtgtgtgtctctctctgtgtgtgtgtgtgtctctgtgtgatatgtctctgtctctgtgtgtgtgtcccttcaGGGTGAGTCACCTGCCCGTCCCAGTGCAGTACCAGGCCCTGCAGAGTCTGGTGGAGGCGGTTCTGGAGCGATGCAGAGCCGCAGCAGAGACCGCCAGCCTGACACAGCGCCGAGCTACAGCACAGCCCGGCTCGGAGCCCGGCTCTCAGGCCTCGAGAGCGGGGGCGTTCATACTGAGCTCCCTGGAGACCTTCCACAGAGCCTGCAGGTACCGGccagctccctccctccctccgtccccaTCCatcctccatccatccatccatccatccatccatccaccatccaccctctctctcatctctctgcctGTTCATACTGAGCTCCCTTGAGACCTTCCACAGAGCCTGCTGTACCGGCcagctcctccctccctccctccctccatccatccatccatccctctctctctctctctccctctctctctctctctctgtgttcataCTGAGCTCCCTGGAGACCTTCCACAGAGCCTGCAGGTACCGGCCAGCTCCTCCCCATCCCTCCATCCCACAGGTAgggcggctctctctctctctcctctctctctctctctctctctgtgttcataCTGAGCCTCCGAGGGACCTCTGAAGGTGTCTCGGACGACATGAGCGGCAGGTTACCGGCCAGGGCTCAGGTAgtccgtccctccctccctccctccagggTTAGGAAGGAGCAAGATCGTCCAGGGAGAGAGgagcttttctctctctctctctctctctctctctctctctctctctctgtgttcataCTGAGCTCCCTGGAGACCTTCCACAGAGCCTGCAGGTACCCAGCCAgctagtattgtattgtattgtattgtattgtattgtattgtattgtattgtattgtattgtattggactgtactgtattgtattgtgtggtATTGTATTGGactttactgtattgtattgtgtggtATTGTATtagactgtattgtattgtactgtattgtattttatgatattgtactgtattgtattgtattgtattgtattcaggCTGGCTGTGGACTGCTCTCTCCACCCCTCTCTGCTGCTCAATGTCTTCACAGCCCCTCACTCTCACAGCATCGACACCCTGGAGAGCTTCGCTCGCTTCCTGCTCTCCGCGTGCGACACCCTCTGCATTCCCACCGTCACCGTAAGTCCTGTGCTGAGCGAGACATCGCTTCAGCTGCTGACCCACCCATCGCTTTATTCATCAACTGATTGATCGCTGTGCTGATGTTTATCGATTTTTTACTAGTTTTAAAAGGCATGAAAAGTTGTTCAGAATTTCCTGgagctggactcagtttagtttcaataacactgatgaggagcccaaactagagctgctctgctggactcagtttagtttcaataacgctgatgaaggcactagagccccaaactagagctgctctgctggactcagtttagtttcaataacgctgatgaaggcactagagccccaaactagagctgctctgctggactcagtttagtttcaataatgctgatgaaggcactagagccccaaactagagctgctctgctggactcagtttagtttcaataacgctgatgaaggcactagagccccaaactagagctgctttGCTGGACTCAGTTTCCTCTGGGCTTACCTGTGATTTCTGATGGcctgttttgatgttttttccCTCCCTGTGTGCAGAGCCTGTGTGAGAGAGCTCCCAGTGCCTCTCTGTTACTGGTTTTCTACTCCATCCTCAACTCCCAGTACAGCCTGGTCCCCAGCATGATGGGACAGTTCTCTGCCAAACTGGGTAAACTGGAAGCCTGTTATTGAAGACACTGGTgtttgggattattattattattattattattattattattattattattattattattatgtattttaatgatatactGTGTTTAACACGATATCTTGTTTTCCTTTTCCTCCCCTGTGTTGTTCCTCAGCTTCATCCTGTTTCTTCAGACTCACCCTGGAGCTGAAAGCAGCCTTCTGTGCAGGAGAGAGGTAGTGCCAAGGAGAGGGGGagccctgaccctgaccctgaacctaacccaaccctaacactaGCACCAACCCCAAACCCGACCCCAATGATAACCCCAACCAACACACCAACCCCAAAGCCAACCATAAACCCCAACCCACACCaccaaaccccaaccctaacaccaaccataaccccaaacccaaccccaaccataaccccaaccccaaccccaccatAACCCCAACCACCAACCCCAACcataaccccaaccccaccccaacccAACCACCAACCAACCAAACCCAACCataacccccaaccccaacctaaCCCAACCAACCCccataaccccaaccccaaacccaaccataaaccccaccccacacaccaaacctaaccccaaccctaacaccaaccataaccccaaacccaaccccatcCATAACCCCAACCACCAACCCCAACCATAACCCCAACCACTAACACCAACCATAACCCCATACCCAACCCCAACGATAACCCCAACCAACAcaccaaccccaaacccaaccatAAACCCCAACCCACAAccaaacctaaccccaaccctaacaccaaccataaccccaaacccaaccccaaccataaccccaaccaccaaccccaaccataacccccctaaccctaacaccaaccataaccccaaccccacccaAACCTAACACCAACCATAACCcaaccaaacccaaccccaaccataACCCCAACCACCAACTAACACCAAccataaccccaaccccaacaccaaccaaaccccaacccaaccccaaccccaacccaacacaccaaccccaacaccaaccatAACCCCAACCCACACACCAAACCTAACCCCAACCAACCTAACACCAACcataaccccaaacccaaccccaaccataACCCAACCACCAACCCCAACCATAACCCCAACCACTAACACCAACCATAACCCCatacccaaccccaaccccaaccaaacCCCAACCCACACCCCAACCCCAAACACCAACCataaacccaaacccaaccccaaccctaacaaacCATAACCCCatacccaaccccaaccccaaccccaaccccaacaccaaccccaaccaaCCATAACCCCAACCCACACACCAAACCTAACACCAACCataaccccaacccaaccccaaaccaAACCCCAACCActaacaccaaccccaaccccaacccaaaccccaccCAACAACCCTAACACCAACCATAACCCCATACCCAACCCCAACGATAACCCCAACCCACACAAAACCCAACCCAACCATAAACCCCAACCCACACACCAAACCTAacaccaaccctaaccccaaccctaaccccaaacccaaccccaaccaccccaaccccaaccccaaccataaCCCCAACCACTAACACCAACCataaccccaaacccaaacccaaccatAACCCCAACCCACACACCAACCCTAACCAAACCataaccccaaaccccaaccccaacaccaaccccaaccccaacccctaaccccaaccatAACTCCGcacaccccaaccccaacccacaCACCAAACCTAACACCAAccataaccccaaccctaaccccaacccacaCACCAACCCCTAACCACAACcaaaaccccaaacccaaccccaaccataACCCCAACCAAAACCTCAAACCCAACCCCAATCCCTAACCCCAACCTGCACACCAACCCTAACCCCAGCATGCTGTGCCCCTCCTCTCTCAGGAACGCTCAGCTCAATGCAGTTTGCTCTGAGTTCCTGTGCAGGGTGAGCCTGAGCCTGCTAGCAAACCAGCAGACAGCAGAGTCCACTCAGCAA
Protein-coding regions in this window:
- the LOC121306075 gene encoding meiosis inhibitor protein 1-like, translated to MSGVFCERVHLRHDPKWAARFGSPDGAQRLCAACLVEMLEDSGISVVRKKHALSCFKSIMTRFPAEVAELLMQDSRVCVHFVGTLLALLPSAEDASAIEQVIQVLVQLLVELKSELLLHCVLEQCETKVSNKTHEPEILQLLSPASVRRCLPLFTFLGKLLDSLPGVAERLTLEHMPLLQQLSAMLLFPDEGVQASLCFAFGRLYGGGGSAAQDRLSALFRDRLCTGLLTIMSRAQSKELHINCLGFLKQLLRGSEFVSLLMEPPVKEQNNEETEIERNPLPLTLKRLLMSGDETLQIGSSQCMASILVHSPHQYAAPLILADIPEFLFERLSCSNEVLLWSVYSCLLLLTEEKLFFTKCHSVYGIESLVRSVKEAVRLGNPEVLKQGLLLFREVLQRQPEGIKLFSSPASFGEAVETLREGITGSSLEVATEAAWAATALLRVSHLPVPVQYQALQSLVEAVLERCRAAAETASLTQRRATAQPGSEPGSQASRAGAFILSSLETFHRACRLAVDCSLHPSLLLNVFTAPHSHSIDTLESFARFLLSACDTLCIPTVTSLCERAPSASLLLVFYSILNSQYSLVPSMMGQFSAKLASSCFFRLTLELKAAFCAGERNAQLNAVCSEFLCRVSLSLLANQQTAESTQQELGELQGVLQRALPVLICRLSDYPVLLSEDPGGEGAVRDTQHCLLTLLYLAHLHQDRLVAEASLFPAVCTFLICSQERRDTPPAFTLRAALYLLSVSQDYSRELDWSPLNSICSSLCVCPSFSSLYTHHPLVLRFLFWYPKLTDCFGLPALQRWLGQGDWTGPQQNQDQEQDPSYRAVLAVIQDNPSTILVLLGIICTGEAQLSHNALLVLKSYLQGRDPGDLSPFDLLRPRLLQILQRVGIESEGRASEAPGVNRSLALVLELLIVVQVKSSTGREMDSTDFKLLYHVSTLAGKMQSSSTEELQPAFKYLYGSLCACNSGRAVSMLLSNVGLLDLLQSVWELYWARPQSSDSPAHTSLLSSACLLLTALLKSQRAHSAQVYRGFSLSIDQILQLLSSRKKSGSLLLASSLLLLQTLLDQDLSSALLSVGLSERRERPLEAHDSALYPLSSERANWLLIALQNLLIQRQDLLLHSAVGCLGALLGFLTRRNQNTALHVVSQPWTRFLLYTLLNSGEESMLHPAPLSLITLLLKYQSKNVAWEPDLNQIVETAKRRGAGELGESTAQALRELLTQLQSSGPAPPGLKEKEEVQNLLEELEREERRERRGERASSTEGSGRRRLTYLAELLKHRIREDKK